One window of Candidatus Tokpelaia hoelldoblerii genomic DNA carries:
- a CDS encoding Magnesium transporter (bhsal06840), with translation MDNGAAQTKHKQKDAVNGIYGSDGAVGLVFLEKVSHAVDTGDKAFLLKNVAPLHISEQGDLIAALQAEERRGLIVLLGDDFDFSALTEVDEAVRLEIMEALPPKQIADGVQEMESDDAVFLLEDLDDTEQQQILAHLPFKEQAKLRRSLEFPEDSAGRRMQTEFVAVPPFWTIGQVIDYMREDDDLPEHFAQIFVVDPTFRLVGAVDLDRLLRARRPVRVDAIMHDNRYVIPATMDQEEAAQIFEQYDLLSAAVVDANEHLLGVLTIDDVVDVIQEEADEDIRHLGGVGDEELSDSVPEIVRSRAPWLLVNMITSCISASVIGLFGATIEQMVALAMLMPIVASTGGNAATQTMTVTVRALATRTIDIYNAARVIRREVTIGFCNGCMFASMMGLVAGLWFWRVDIGMIIACAMVINMLVAAIAGILVPLLLNRFGADPAIASSVFVTMTTDITGFFSFLGLATWWFHLSP, from the coding sequence ATGGACAATGGCGCAGCGCAGACCAAACACAAACAGAAGGACGCTGTGAACGGCATCTATGGCAGCGATGGCGCTGTTGGTCTTGTCTTTCTGGAAAAGGTCAGCCACGCTGTTGATACGGGTGACAAGGCTTTTCTGCTGAAAAATGTTGCACCTCTCCATATCTCCGAACAGGGTGACCTGATTGCCGCCCTGCAGGCGGAGGAGCGGCGCGGGCTGATTGTCCTGCTGGGGGATGACTTTGATTTCTCGGCGCTGACCGAGGTGGATGAGGCTGTCCGCCTTGAGATTATGGAAGCGCTGCCGCCCAAACAGATCGCGGACGGTGTGCAGGAAATGGAATCTGATGATGCCGTTTTCCTGCTGGAAGACCTTGATGATACTGAACAGCAGCAGATTCTCGCTCATCTGCCGTTCAAGGAACAGGCCAAGCTGCGCCGCTCGCTGGAATTTCCTGAAGACAGCGCCGGCCGGCGGATGCAGACCGAGTTTGTCGCCGTGCCGCCTTTCTGGACAATCGGGCAGGTGATCGACTATATGCGCGAGGATGACGATCTGCCGGAGCATTTTGCCCAGATTTTTGTCGTTGACCCGACTTTCCGGCTGGTGGGGGCGGTCGATCTTGACCGTCTGCTGCGGGCGCGCCGTCCGGTGCGGGTTGATGCTATCATGCATGACAACCGCTATGTCATTCCCGCCACCATGGATCAGGAAGAGGCGGCGCAGATTTTCGAGCAATATGACTTGCTTTCGGCGGCTGTGGTTGACGCAAACGAGCATTTGCTTGGCGTGCTGACGATTGATGACGTTGTCGATGTTATTCAGGAAGAGGCAGACGAAGATATCCGCCACCTTGGTGGTGTCGGTGATGAAGAGCTTTCCGACAGCGTGCCGGAGATTGTGCGCTCGCGCGCGCCGTGGCTGCTGGTCAATATGATAACATCATGTATTTCGGCCTCTGTCATCGGCCTGTTCGGCGCGACGATTGAACAGATGGTGGCGCTTGCCATGCTGATGCCGATTGTCGCTTCAACCGGCGGCAATGCCGCGACCCAGACCATGACGGTGACGGTGCGCGCGCTGGCCACCCGCACGATTGATATCTACAATGCGGCGCGGGTTATCCGGCGTGAAGTGACGATTGGTTTTTGTAACGGCTGCATGTTTGCCAGCATGATGGGGCTGGTGGCGGGCTTGTGGTTCTGGCGGGTGGATATCGGCATGATTATCGCCTGCGCCATGGTGATCAATATGCTGGTAGCGGCGATAGCGGGCATTCTGGTGCCGTTGTTGCTCAACCGTTTTGGCGCCGATCCGGCTATTGCCTCATCGGTTTTTGTCACCATGACAACTGACATCACCGGCTTTTTCTCGTTTCTGGGACTGGCGACCTGGTGGTTTCACCTAAGCCCGTGA
- a CDS encoding MerR family transcriptional regulator (bhsal06850) produces the protein MPEYYTISELTRAFRITARTLRFYEEQGLLQPLRQGNRRLYTQADRNRLRTILLAKRLNFSLAEIAALLAMYDTPVQEAKTLQNMLVEINKKRGGLKQMHRDIDDMIHEMERIEEICFRRLAELGVNH, from the coding sequence GTGCCGGAATATTATACCATCAGCGAACTGACACGCGCTTTCCGCATTACAGCGAGAACGCTGCGCTTTTATGAAGAGCAAGGCTTGCTGCAACCATTGCGGCAGGGCAACCGGCGCTTGTATACACAGGCGGACCGCAACCGGCTGCGGACGATTCTGCTGGCCAAACGGCTGAATTTTTCGCTGGCTGAAATTGCCGCCTTGCTGGCGATGTATGATACGCCGGTGCAGGAGGCAAAAACGCTGCAGAATATGCTGGTGGAAATAAACAAAAAGCGGGGCGGGTTGAAACAGATGCACCGTGATATTGATGATATGATACATGAAATGGAACGGATTGAGGAAATCTGCTTCCGGCGTCTGGCGGAACTGGGTGTCAATCACTAG
- a CDS encoding Heat-shock protein IbpA (bhsal06860): MRQVDFSPLYRSTVGFDRLFNMFDSLTQPESAQSYPPYNIERLGENSYRISMAVAGFSSGEIEIEAHRNQLTIKSDKKAEDTEQTGDFLYRGIAARAFERCFHLADHVEVAGAELKNGLLHIALKREIPEELKPRKIAITAANSNSGKKTLNIEAAE, translated from the coding sequence ATGCGTCAAGTAGACTTTTCCCCGCTGTATCGTTCCACAGTCGGTTTCGACCGGTTGTTCAATATGTTTGATTCGCTCACCCAGCCAGAGAGCGCTCAAAGCTATCCGCCTTATAATATTGAACGGCTTGGTGAAAATTCCTATCGTATCTCCATGGCGGTTGCCGGTTTTTCTTCCGGTGAAATCGAAATTGAAGCCCATCGCAACCAGCTGACGATCAAAAGCGATAAAAAAGCTGAAGATACGGAACAGACAGGCGATTTTCTCTATCGCGGTATCGCCGCGCGGGCTTTTGAGCGCTGTTTTCATCTGGCCGACCATGTTGAGGTCGCCGGTGCCGAGTTGAAAAACGGGCTGTTGCACATTGCTTTAAAGCGCGAAATTCCCGAAGAATTGAAACCGCGCAAGATTGCCATTACAGCGGCAAACAGCAATAGCGGCAAAAAAACGCTGAATATTGAAGCGGCTGAATAA
- a CDS encoding Lysophospholipase (bhsal06870) encodes MKTTARKQTGRKPSMTLDEFPVGRNRQLRYAVTRPQKSPARGTVIYLQDWGVPIENSRNVAAELSGRGFYCISFDWFESGSSAERRSSTVHPMERFRFDPEKLNIFLREVVLPDFPSPLFVLAQGAGGLFALNGHKSLLNQIRRMVIISPQMEVRGWRAHSLYHHYLRLLIMTGMESGRWHRESVVDWVLGKAGNHMIDTNPYWSKSILDSIGRITSPAYYEQMAVPTLFITSNRDTRSDPSATRRFANQLRFAQTVSIPGATPAVLEDKPFYVTQFWAAFDAFIPGTGAPATDRMLEETVFI; translated from the coding sequence ATGAAGACAACCGCAAGGAAACAGACCGGTCGCAAACCCTCTATGACACTGGATGAGTTTCCTGTCGGCAGAAACCGGCAGTTGCGTTACGCTGTCACACGGCCGCAAAAATCGCCGGCGCGCGGCACGGTGATTTATTTGCAGGACTGGGGCGTGCCGATTGAAAATAGCCGCAATGTTGCCGCCGAACTCTCCGGACGCGGTTTTTACTGTATATCTTTTGACTGGTTTGAGAGCGGCTCCTCGGCGGAAAGACGAAGTTCTACCGTTCATCCAATGGAACGTTTCCGTTTTGACCCGGAAAAGCTGAATATTTTCCTGCGGGAAGTGGTGCTGCCGGATTTTCCTTCGCCGCTTTTTGTTCTGGCGCAGGGGGCGGGCGGCCTGTTTGCACTCAACGGCCATAAGTCGCTGCTCAATCAGATCCGCCGGATGGTTATCATCTCGCCGCAGATGGAAGTGCGCGGCTGGCGGGCCCATAGCCTGTATCATCATTATTTGCGGCTTTTGATCATGACAGGGATGGAAAGCGGGCGCTGGCACCGTGAAAGCGTTGTGGACTGGGTGCTTGGCAAGGCGGGCAACCACATGATTGATACCAATCCCTACTGGTCAAAAAGCATACTCGATTCCATCGGGCGTATCACATCGCCGGCCTATTATGAGCAAATGGCTGTGCCGACACTATTCATCACCTCCAACCGTGATACGCGTTCTGACCCGTCCGCAACAAGGCGGTTTGCCAATCAGTTGCGTTTTGCGCAAACGGTTTCCATTCCGGGGGCGACACCTGCCGTGCTGGAGGACAAGCCTTTTTATGTCACGCAGTTCTGGGCGGCGTTTGACGCTTTTATCCCGGGCACCGGCGCGCCGGCAACCGACCGCATGCTGGAAGAGACGGTATTTATCTAA
- the hutG gene encoding N-formylglutamate amidohydrolase (bhsal06880): MSIYRDFPHTPPFTLLEPAQICTPFLFNSPHAGRHYPQAFMDMSCLDAQNIRLSEDRYVDLLFDCVTEFGATFMRADFPRAYLDVNREAHELDPDMFYDSLPAFVSYPTARVQSGLGCVPRNVAQNRPIYEQKLPAQEAVERISSIYHPYHAQLKQTLRDIRGHYGYAVLIDCHSMPGQLSGYCADEQPDIILGDLYGRTCAPALTHYATLLLTELGYRVGHNQPYAGGYITTHYGRPAEGFHALQIEISRTLYLDPQTLERTAGFEALQKAMRYFAQKLVTLSGQVFLGEHLAAE; encoded by the coding sequence ATGAGCATATACAGAGATTTTCCGCACACCCCTCCTTTTACCTTGCTGGAACCGGCACAAATATGCACGCCGTTTCTGTTCAACTCGCCCCATGCCGGACGGCATTATCCACAGGCGTTTATGGATATGAGCTGCCTTGACGCGCAGAACATACGCCTGTCGGAAGACCGTTATGTCGATTTGCTGTTTGATTGTGTAACAGAGTTCGGCGCAACCTTCATGCGGGCGGATTTTCCCCGCGCCTATCTGGATGTCAACCGTGAAGCGCATGAGCTTGACCCCGATATGTTTTATGATTCGCTGCCCGCTTTTGTTTCCTATCCAACCGCACGGGTGCAATCCGGCCTTGGTTGTGTGCCGCGCAATGTTGCGCAAAACAGGCCAATTTACGAACAGAAACTGCCGGCGCAGGAAGCGGTTGAACGTATTTCCTCCATTTATCATCCCTATCATGCGCAATTAAAACAAACCTTGCGGGATATTCGCGGCCATTATGGCTACGCGGTACTTATCGACTGCCATTCCATGCCCGGGCAGTTATCCGGCTATTGCGCCGATGAACAGCCCGATATTATTCTCGGCGATCTTTATGGCCGCACCTGCGCACCCGCCCTCACACATTATGCCACCTTGCTTTTAACAGAACTGGGTTATCGTGTCGGCCACAACCAGCCTTATGCAGGCGGTTATATCACGACACATTATGGCCGGCCGGCAGAAGGGTTTCACGCCCTGCAGATTGAAATCAGCCGCACACTGTATCTCGACCCGCAGACACTGGAGCGCACCGCCGGTTTTGAAGCGCTGCAAAAAGCCATGCGCTATTTTGCGCAAAAGCTTGTCACCTTGTCCGGGCAGGTTTTCCTGGGCGAGCATCTTGCCGCGGAATAA
- a CDS encoding Two-component response regulator receiver domain (bhsal06890): MSMKRILLAEDDNDMRRFLAKALVRAGYEVTDFDNGFSAYERLQEEPFSLLLTDIVMPEMDGIELARRATEIDPDLKVMFITGFAAVALSADNRTPSDARVLSKPFHLRDLVNEVQKMLIAA; the protein is encoded by the coding sequence ATGTCGATGAAACGGATTCTGCTTGCTGAAGATGATAATGATATGCGCCGCTTTTTAGCCAAAGCGCTGGTGCGTGCCGGTTATGAGGTGACTGATTTTGACAATGGCTTCAGCGCTTATGAACGTCTGCAGGAAGAACCGTTTTCGCTGTTGTTGACTGATATTGTCATGCCGGAGATGGACGGGATAGAGCTTGCCCGCCGTGCGACCGAGATTGACCCTGATCTGAAAGTGATGTTCATCACCGGTTTTGCCGCGGTTGCGCTGAGCGCTGACAACAGGACGCCGAGCGACGCGCGGGTGCTTTCCAAACCCTTTCATTTGCGCGACCTGGTGAACGAAGTGCAGAAAATGTTGATTGCTGCATAA